A window of the Polaribacter sp. HaHaR_3_91 genome harbors these coding sequences:
- a CDS encoding 2-isopropylmalate synthase: MQDNKVQIFDTTLRDGEQVPGCKLDTKQKLVIAERLDLLGVNVIEAGFPVSSPGDFISVTEISKIIKNATVCGLTRAVENDIKVAAEALKYAKYPRIHTGIGTSDSHIQFKFNSTREKVIERAVKAVSYSKSFVEDVEFYAEDAGRTDNEYLARVCEAVIKAGATVLNIPDTTGYCLPEEYGAKIKYLRENVKGIDNVILSCHCHNDLGMATANSIAGVINGARQIECTINGIGERAGNTALEEVVMVLKQHPYLNLETSIDTKLLYDTSIMVRESMGMPVQPNKAIVGANAFAHSSGIHQDGVIKNRETYEIMDPEDVGVTESAIVLTARSGRAALAYRAKKIGYELTKVQLDVAYDAFLSTADKQKEVKDDDIHAIMIEVSKISKVATV, from the coding sequence ATGCAAGATAACAAGGTTCAAATTTTTGATACAACATTGAGAGATGGGGAGCAGGTCCCTGGGTGTAAGTTAGATACAAAACAAAAATTGGTAATTGCTGAAAGATTAGATTTGTTGGGTGTAAATGTAATTGAAGCTGGTTTTCCGGTTTCTAGCCCAGGAGATTTTATTTCAGTAACTGAGATTTCAAAAATTATAAAAAATGCTACAGTTTGTGGTTTAACCAGAGCTGTAGAAAATGATATTAAAGTAGCTGCAGAAGCACTAAAATATGCAAAATACCCAAGAATTCATACGGGTATTGGTACAAGTGATTCTCATATTCAATTCAAATTTAATTCAACAAGAGAAAAAGTAATAGAACGTGCTGTAAAAGCAGTTTCTTATTCAAAGTCTTTTGTAGAAGATGTAGAGTTTTACGCAGAAGATGCTGGTAGAACAGATAATGAATATTTAGCAAGAGTTTGTGAAGCTGTTATTAAAGCTGGAGCAACAGTTTTAAATATTCCAGATACAACGGGGTATTGTTTGCCAGAAGAGTATGGGGCAAAAATTAAATATTTACGTGAAAACGTAAAAGGCATAGATAACGTAATTCTTTCATGCCATTGCCATAACGATTTAGGTATGGCAACAGCAAATTCTATTGCAGGTGTAATTAATGGTGCTCGTCAAATTGAGTGTACTATTAATGGTATTGGAGAAAGAGCAGGAAATACAGCGCTAGAAGAAGTGGTTATGGTGTTAAAGCAACACCCGTATTTAAACCTAGAAACAAGTATCGATACAAAACTATTGTATGATACAAGTATTATGGTTAGAGAGAGTATGGGAATGCCGGTACAACCTAACAAAGCAATTGTTGGTGCAAATGCATTTGCGCATAGTTCTGGTATACATCAAGACGGAGTTATAAAAAACAGAGAAACATACGAAATTATGGATCCTGAAGATGTTGGTGTTACAGAAAGTGCAATTGTATTAACTGCAAGAAGTGGTAGAGCAGCATTGGCGTACAGAGCCAAAAAGATTGGTTATGAGCTAACAAAAGTTCAGTTAGATGTTGCTTATGATGCTTTTTTAAGTACAGCAGATAAGCAAAAAGAAGTAAAAGATGACGATATTCATGCTATTATGATAGAGGTTAGTAAAATCTCTAAGGTAGCAACAGTGTAA
- a CDS encoding homoserine kinase: MDYLKIFAPATVANVSCGFDSLGFAVDAIGDEMTFTKTTEKGVKITNITGANLTYNVDENAASAVVKKILNEANADFGIELTIHKGFSPGSGLGSSAASAAGAAFGANQLLGNIYSDLELTKFAMFGEEVACGTPIADNVSAAIYGGFVLVRSYSPLEIIKLPVPSELRVVAIHPQVEVKTKDAREVLPTEIALKDAVTQWANVGGLISGLYSDNYNLISNSLVDIIVEPHRKKLIPHFDDVKNAAIKAGALGAGISGSGPTIFALCKGDEIANKVYKSIEESYKNTGIAFEMFISKVNHEGMKILKQN; the protein is encoded by the coding sequence ATGGATTATTTAAAAATTTTTGCTCCCGCTACTGTTGCTAATGTTTCTTGCGGATTCGATTCTCTAGGTTTTGCTGTTGATGCAATTGGAGATGAAATGACTTTTACAAAAACAACTGAAAAAGGCGTTAAAATAACAAATATTACCGGTGCAAATTTAACATACAATGTTGATGAAAATGCTGCAAGTGCCGTTGTTAAAAAAATACTGAATGAAGCAAACGCAGATTTTGGAATCGAATTAACAATTCACAAAGGCTTTTCTCCAGGAAGTGGCTTAGGAAGTTCTGCCGCTAGTGCTGCTGGTGCTGCTTTTGGTGCAAATCAATTATTAGGTAATATTTATTCGGATTTAGAATTGACAAAATTTGCCATGTTTGGTGAAGAAGTAGCTTGCGGAACTCCAATTGCCGACAATGTTTCGGCTGCAATTTATGGAGGTTTTGTTTTAGTAAGAAGCTATAGTCCTTTAGAAATTATAAAATTACCGGTTCCTAGTGAATTAAGAGTTGTGGCAATTCATCCGCAGGTAGAAGTAAAAACAAAAGATGCTAGAGAAGTTTTACCTACAGAAATAGCTTTGAAAGATGCTGTTACACAATGGGCTAATGTTGGTGGTTTAATTAGCGGTTTATACTCTGATAACTACAACTTAATCAGTAATTCTTTAGTAGATATTATTGTAGAACCTCATCGTAAAAAATTAATTCCACATTTTGACGATGTTAAAAACGCAGCCATAAAAGCAGGTGCTTTAGGTGCAGGAATTAGTGGTTCCGGCCCCACAATTTTCGCGCTTTGTAAAGGTGATGAAATTGCCAATAAGGTTTACAAAAGCATCGAAGAAAGCTATAAAAACACAGGAATCGCCTTTGAAATGTTTATTTCTAAAGTGAATCATGAAGGAATGAAAATATTAAAACAAAATTAA
- the thrA gene encoding bifunctional aspartate kinase/homoserine dehydrogenase I, translating into MKVLKFGGSSVASSEKIQKVLAIVEAASKKEKIAVVVSAFGKTTDKLLAGANEALEDITTAKETLETIKELHFEVIDDLIVKNKKEVHEEITYLFDRLTSIYEGVFLLQELSDKTLAKVYSFGERLSSYIIANAAKELFDAAHKESRDLIITNNEYLNAQVNFKVTNNNITSFFEKNKHQVVVLGGFISSNIFEETTTLGRGGSDFTAAIYAAALETNELQIWTDVSGMFTANPRVVKHAYPISEISYEEAMELSHFGAKVLYPPTIQPALRKGIAIRIKNTFEPESAGTLICKNPENGNEVKGISHIEDISLITLEGGGMVGIPGFSKRLFETLSVAKINVVFITQASSEHSICVGVFENDAAKAKELLDDTFSIEIDKKKIKPIIVESNLAIIAVVGESMKNYQGLSGQMFSALGRNNVNVRAIAQGSSEKNISAVINKYDAKKALNTLHEQFFEERTKQLNLFVTGVGNVGERFLAQIHQQKKFLKDNLKLSIKVIGIANSRKMAFDDNGIDLNNWKEALENGEPTTLDSFHKKVKESNHINSVFIDNTANQQVSEIYEKYLRDSISVVTCNKIACASSFDNYKTLKQVSRKYNASFLFETNVGAGLPIIDTLKNLVNSGDRVNKIQAVLSGSLNFVFNNFNADSTFHDVVAAAQKEGYTEPDPKIDLSGVDVARKILILARESGYKMELEDIAKNAFLPEDSLKTTNNDDFYASLTKNEAHFQNIFKEANDKDCRLKYVAEFADGKANVGLQHIPSDHPFYNLEGSDNIVLFFTDRYPENPLIIKGAGAGADVTASGIFADVIRIANK; encoded by the coding sequence ATGAAAGTATTAAAATTTGGCGGTTCATCTGTCGCAAGTTCAGAGAAAATACAAAAAGTCTTAGCTATTGTTGAGGCTGCATCTAAAAAAGAAAAAATAGCCGTAGTAGTTTCTGCATTCGGAAAAACTACCGATAAATTATTAGCCGGTGCTAATGAAGCTTTAGAAGACATTACCACAGCTAAAGAAACATTAGAAACCATTAAAGAACTTCATTTTGAAGTAATTGATGATTTAATTGTAAAAAACAAAAAAGAAGTTCACGAAGAAATCACCTATTTATTCGATAGATTAACATCTATTTACGAAGGCGTTTTCTTATTGCAAGAATTATCTGACAAAACATTAGCAAAAGTATATAGTTTTGGAGAAAGACTATCATCTTACATTATTGCAAATGCTGCAAAAGAATTGTTTGACGCTGCTCATAAAGAAAGCAGAGATTTAATTATTACTAACAATGAATATTTAAATGCGCAGGTAAACTTTAAAGTCACTAATAATAATATTACTTCATTTTTTGAAAAAAATAAGCATCAGGTTGTTGTTTTAGGAGGTTTTATCTCTTCTAATATTTTTGAAGAAACAACTACTCTAGGCAGAGGTGGTTCTGATTTTACCGCTGCCATTTATGCTGCTGCTTTAGAAACAAATGAATTACAAATCTGGACAGACGTTTCTGGTATGTTCACTGCAAACCCTAGAGTTGTAAAGCACGCATATCCTATTTCAGAAATTTCTTATGAAGAAGCCATGGAATTGTCACATTTTGGAGCAAAAGTTTTGTACCCACCAACAATTCAACCTGCTTTAAGAAAAGGAATTGCTATTCGTATTAAAAACACGTTCGAACCAGAAAGCGCAGGAACTTTAATTTGTAAGAATCCAGAAAACGGAAATGAAGTAAAAGGTATTTCTCATATAGAAGACATTAGCTTAATCACTTTAGAAGGTGGTGGAATGGTTGGAATTCCTGGTTTTTCTAAACGCTTGTTCGAAACTCTTTCTGTCGCTAAAATAAATGTTGTTTTTATTACTCAAGCTTCATCAGAACACTCTATTTGTGTAGGAGTCTTTGAAAATGATGCAGCAAAAGCTAAAGAACTTTTAGACGATACCTTCAGTATAGAAATAGACAAGAAAAAAATAAAACCAATTATTGTTGAAAGTAATTTAGCAATTATTGCCGTAGTTGGTGAAAGCATGAAAAACTACCAAGGTTTAAGCGGACAAATGTTTAGCGCCTTAGGTAGAAACAATGTAAATGTTAGAGCAATTGCACAAGGTTCATCAGAAAAAAACATCTCTGCTGTAATTAATAAATATGATGCAAAAAAGGCTTTAAACACATTACATGAGCAATTCTTTGAAGAAAGAACGAAACAACTAAACTTGTTTGTAACTGGTGTTGGCAATGTTGGCGAACGCTTTTTAGCTCAAATACATCAACAAAAAAAGTTCTTAAAAGATAACTTAAAATTAAGTATTAAGGTTATTGGAATTGCGAATTCTAGAAAAATGGCTTTCGATGATAATGGTATCGATCTAAATAATTGGAAAGAAGCTTTAGAAAACGGAGAACCTACAACTTTAGACAGTTTTCATAAAAAAGTAAAAGAAAGCAACCATATTAATAGTGTTTTTATAGACAATACTGCAAATCAGCAAGTTTCTGAAATCTATGAAAAATATTTACGAGACAGTATTTCTGTTGTAACTTGTAATAAAATTGCTTGTGCTTCTAGCTTCGACAATTATAAAACCTTAAAACAAGTTTCTAGAAAATACAATGCTTCTTTCTTATTTGAAACAAATGTTGGTGCAGGTTTACCAATTATAGATACTTTAAAGAATTTAGTAAACTCTGGCGATAGAGTCAATAAAATTCAAGCAGTATTATCTGGAAGTTTAAATTTTGTTTTCAATAACTTTAATGCAGATTCAACTTTTCATGATGTAGTTGCTGCTGCTCAAAAAGAAGGATATACAGAACCAGATCCAAAGATTGATTTAAGTGGTGTTGATGTTGCTAGAAAAATCTTAATTTTAGCCAGAGAAAGTGGCTATAAAATGGAATTAGAAGACATTGCAAAAAATGCCTTTTTACCTGAAGACAGTTTAAAAACCACTAATAATGATGATTTTTACGCATCATTAACTAAAAACGAAGCACATTTTCAAAATATATTTAAAGAAGCAAACGACAAAGATTGCCGCTTAAAATATGTTGCAGAATTTGCTGATGGAAAAGCAAATGTTGGCTTACAACACATTCCGTCAGATCATCCTTTTTATAATTTAGAAGGAAGTGATAATATTGTGTTATTCTTTACAGACAGATACCCAGAAAACCCTTTAATTATAAAAGGTGCTGGTGCTGGTGCAGATGTTACTGCTTCTGGTATTTTTGCTGATGTAATTAGAATTGCAAATAAATAA
- the thrC gene encoding threonine synthase: MNYYSLHHKSPKSTFKNAVVEGLAKDRGIYFPDNIQQLSKDFIENISDYSNHEIAYEVIKQFVGDEIPAEKLKDIVAKTVSFDFPLVKVDDNIASLELFHGPTMAFKDVGAKFMAQCLEYFNKDNDDEVTVLVATSGDTGGAVANGFLGAKGVNVVILYPSGKVSDIQEKQLTTLGQNITALEVDGVFDDCQEMVKTAFLDEEITKTLTSANSINVARWLPQMFYFFFAYKELHKKHKDLIFSVPSGNFGNICAGIMAQKLGLPIKHFVASTNVNDTVPNYLVDGIYKPKPSKATISNAMDVGNPSNFIRIQELFNNDLEALKSAFSSYSFSDDETRATMKEIYSNSGYVADPHGAVGYLGLKKHGLKENEFGVFLETAHPVKFLDVVEETLPVKVEIPAQIKKVINNTKVAIKASSYEDLKAYLMK, from the coding sequence ATGAACTACTACAGTTTACACCATAAATCGCCAAAATCAACATTTAAAAACGCAGTTGTAGAAGGCTTAGCAAAAGATAGAGGAATTTATTTTCCTGATAATATTCAACAGCTTTCAAAAGATTTTATCGAAAACATTTCTGATTATTCGAATCATGAAATTGCTTATGAAGTAATTAAACAGTTTGTAGGAGATGAAATTCCTGCTGAAAAATTAAAAGACATTGTTGCAAAAACGGTTTCTTTCGATTTTCCCTTGGTAAAAGTGGATGATAATATTGCTTCTTTAGAATTGTTTCATGGTCCAACCATGGCTTTTAAAGACGTTGGCGCAAAATTTATGGCACAATGTTTAGAGTATTTTAATAAAGATAATGACGATGAAGTTACTGTTTTAGTAGCAACTTCTGGAGATACTGGTGGTGCAGTTGCAAACGGATTTTTAGGCGCAAAAGGCGTAAACGTTGTTATTTTATATCCTTCAGGAAAAGTAAGTGACATTCAAGAAAAACAATTAACAACTCTTGGTCAGAATATTACTGCTTTAGAAGTTGATGGAGTTTTTGATGATTGTCAAGAAATGGTAAAAACTGCTTTTTTAGATGAAGAAATTACAAAAACATTAACCTCAGCAAATTCTATAAACGTTGCACGTTGGTTACCACAAATGTTTTACTTTTTCTTTGCTTATAAAGAATTACACAAAAAACACAAAGATTTAATCTTTTCTGTACCAAGCGGAAACTTCGGAAACATCTGTGCAGGAATTATGGCTCAAAAATTAGGTTTACCTATCAAACACTTTGTAGCTTCTACAAACGTAAATGATACCGTACCTAATTATTTAGTAGACGGAATTTACAAACCAAAACCATCTAAAGCAACCATCTCTAACGCTATGGACGTTGGTAACCCAAGTAACTTTATCAGAATACAAGAATTATTCAATAATGATTTAGAAGCTCTTAAAAGTGCTTTTTCTTCGTATAGTTTTTCTGATGATGAAACGCGTGCCACTATGAAAGAAATTTATTCAAACTCTGGTTATGTTGCAGATCCTCATGGAGCCGTTGGTTATTTAGGATTAAAAAAACATGGATTAAAAGAAAACGAATTTGGTGTTTTCTTAGAAACAGCTCATCCAGTAAAGTTTTTAGATGTTGTAGAAGAAACCTTACCCGTTAAAGTAGAAATACCAGCACAAATTAAAAAAGTAATCAACAATACTAAAGTTGCTATAAAAGCTTCTAGCTATGAAGATTTAAAGGCTTATTTGATGAAATAA
- the ilvD gene encoding dihydroxy-acid dehydratase has product MKLNKHSSRLTQDESQPASQAMLYAVGLTDEDMQKAQVGIASTGYDGNPCNMHLNNLAAEVKIESKIAGLVGLGFNTIGVSDGISMGTSGMNYSLASRDIIADSIETVMNAQSYDALVSVVGCDKNMPGAVIAMLRLNRPSIMMYGGTIASGNYKGKKLNIVSAFEALGQKMAGEIEEEEYREVIKRAIPGAGACGGMYTANTMASAIECMGFSLPYNSSIPAENPNKLSEAERTALAIKNLLELDLKPLDIISKKSLENAIALVNALGGSTNAVLHFLAIAHAADIEFTLEDFQKVSDRTPLIADLKPSGKYLMEDVHSIGGTPAIMKYLLDKGYLHGDCMTVTGKTLAENLADVVAMEFDEQDVIHPTDKALKSSGNLQILYGNLAEEGAVAKISGNEGLLFEGKAVVYDGEQAANTGIINGEVERGDVVVIRYVGPKGGPGMPEMLKPTSLIMGAGLGKSVALITDGRFSGGTHGFVVGHITPEGQEGGTIGILETGDKIRISAEDNSINVLLSDEELAARRANWIAPALKHKKGILYKYAKSVASASKGCVTDL; this is encoded by the coding sequence ATGAAACTAAATAAGCACAGTAGCAGATTAACACAAGACGAATCTCAACCAGCATCACAAGCAATGTTGTATGCGGTAGGTTTAACGGATGAAGACATGCAGAAAGCGCAAGTTGGTATTGCGAGCACTGGTTATGATGGTAACCCATGTAATATGCATTTAAACAATTTGGCTGCAGAGGTCAAGATTGAAAGCAAAATTGCAGGTTTAGTCGGTTTAGGATTCAATACAATAGGTGTTTCAGATGGTATTTCTATGGGAACCTCTGGTATGAATTATTCATTAGCTTCAAGAGATATTATTGCAGATTCTATAGAAACTGTAATGAATGCTCAAAGTTATGATGCTTTAGTATCAGTAGTTGGTTGTGATAAAAATATGCCAGGAGCCGTAATTGCAATGTTGCGTTTAAATCGTCCATCAATTATGATGTATGGTGGTACAATTGCATCTGGAAACTACAAAGGAAAAAAGTTAAATATTGTTTCTGCTTTTGAGGCTTTAGGTCAAAAAATGGCTGGAGAAATAGAAGAGGAAGAATATAGAGAAGTTATAAAAAGAGCAATTCCTGGAGCTGGAGCTTGTGGTGGTATGTATACTGCAAACACAATGGCTTCTGCAATAGAATGTATGGGGTTCTCTTTACCATATAACTCATCTATACCGGCAGAAAATCCTAATAAATTATCTGAAGCAGAAAGAACAGCTTTGGCAATTAAAAACTTATTAGAATTAGATTTAAAACCTTTAGATATTATTTCTAAAAAATCTTTAGAAAATGCAATCGCGTTGGTAAATGCTTTAGGTGGATCTACAAATGCAGTATTACACTTTTTAGCAATTGCGCATGCAGCAGATATTGAGTTTACATTAGAAGATTTTCAAAAAGTTAGTGACAGAACTCCGTTAATTGCAGATTTAAAACCATCTGGAAAATATTTAATGGAAGATGTACATAGTATTGGAGGAACACCTGCAATAATGAAATACTTGTTAGATAAAGGATACTTACATGGAGATTGTATGACGGTTACTGGTAAAACATTAGCCGAAAACTTGGCGGATGTAGTAGCAATGGAATTTGATGAACAAGATGTAATTCACCCAACAGATAAAGCTTTAAAGTCTTCTGGTAACTTACAGATTTTATATGGAAACTTAGCAGAGGAAGGAGCTGTAGCAAAAATATCTGGAAATGAAGGATTGCTTTTTGAAGGAAAAGCAGTGGTTTATGATGGGGAACAAGCAGCAAATACCGGAATTATAAACGGAGAAGTAGAAAGAGGAGATGTAGTCGTCATTAGGTATGTTGGACCTAAAGGAGGACCAGGAATGCCAGAAATGTTAAAACCAACTTCTTTAATTATGGGAGCAGGTTTAGGGAAATCTGTAGCTTTAATTACAGATGGTCGTTTTTCTGGAGGAACCCATGGTTTTGTGGTTGGACATATTACACCAGAAGGACAAGAAGGAGGAACTATCGGAATTCTTGAAACTGGTGATAAAATTAGAATTAGTGCAGAAGATAATTCAATTAATGTATTGCTTTCTGATGAAGAGTTAGCTGCTAGAAGAGCAAATTGGATTGCCCCTGCATTAAAGCACAAAAAAGGGATTTTATATAAATATGCAAAATCAGTGGCATCAGCATCTAAAGGGTGTGTTACCGATTTATAG
- a CDS encoding OmpA family protein, whose product MRSFLYILFSTFIITQSFGQSTEKNIINTDSTEVKGKDIIKDNNTWAIGGGFSNFIMHGDLRSISVADDFNYWNFGGYIYVDKMFNPILGLELKATYTKMSGGVQSFSNGYSLRYVPNNVISDADFRFEGRSYGAELNLIVSFTNMFKRESTKWRATGYFGVGYHQYDSALYKTDPTGATPDELLVDFGYNPDRNSVNEASSIFLSAQLGVKRKISRRLDLEFRTGMYFNNEDHLDAAVSDKQTWESFFVTSLGVVFKLGKKKEYIIWAAEEAPGAQFKIVDTDNDGVMDELDVEPNTPKGAMVYGNGQAVDTDGDGLPDYKDKCPLEYGPLSNEGCPLNIDTDGDGVMDAKDLCPNTPGPVENRGCPKQEAVAPVNITQQIGLLATSIYFDTNKDVIKLVSYSTIDEIVGLMKQVPDVRFVIEGHTDSRNSDRYNLYLSQRRAESVRKYMIKQGIANERLEPKGYGESRPKFSNENAGGRQLNRRVEIKPINATVPVKRID is encoded by the coding sequence ATGAGAAGTTTTTTATATATTCTATTTAGTACTTTTATTATTACACAATCATTCGGTCAATCTACCGAAAAAAACATCATAAACACAGACAGTACCGAAGTAAAAGGTAAGGACATTATTAAAGACAATAACACCTGGGCAATTGGTGGTGGTTTTAGTAATTTTATCATGCATGGAGATCTACGTTCTATAAGCGTTGCTGATGATTTTAATTATTGGAATTTCGGTGGTTATATTTATGTAGATAAAATGTTCAACCCAATCTTAGGTTTAGAACTTAAAGCTACATATACTAAAATGTCTGGAGGAGTACAATCATTCTCAAACGGATATTCTCTCAGATATGTACCAAATAATGTTATTAGTGATGCTGATTTTCGCTTTGAAGGTAGATCTTATGGTGCTGAGTTAAATTTAATCGTAAGTTTTACAAATATGTTTAAAAGAGAGTCTACTAAATGGCGTGCTACAGGATATTTTGGAGTTGGATATCATCAATATGATTCTGCTCTTTATAAAACAGATCCAACAGGAGCAACACCAGATGAACTTTTAGTTGACTTTGGTTACAACCCTGATAGAAATAGTGTAAATGAAGCAAGTTCTATCTTTTTATCTGCACAACTAGGTGTAAAAAGAAAAATAAGTAGAAGATTAGATCTAGAATTTAGAACAGGAATGTACTTTAATAATGAAGATCATTTAGACGCAGCTGTTTCTGATAAACAAACTTGGGAAAGCTTTTTTGTGACTAGTTTAGGAGTTGTTTTTAAATTAGGAAAGAAAAAAGAATACATTATATGGGCTGCTGAAGAAGCTCCTGGAGCACAATTTAAAATTGTTGATACAGATAACGATGGTGTAATGGATGAATTAGATGTAGAGCCAAACACTCCAAAAGGTGCAATGGTATATGGTAACGGTCAGGCTGTAGATACAGACGGAGATGGTTTACCAGATTACAAAGATAAATGTCCTTTAGAATATGGACCACTATCAAATGAAGGTTGTCCTTTAAATATAGATACAGACGGAGACGGTGTAATGGATGCAAAAGATTTATGTCCTAATACTCCAGGTCCAGTAGAAAACAGAGGTTGTCCTAAACAAGAAGCAGTAGCTCCTGTTAACATTACACAACAAATTGGATTGTTAGCTACTAGTATTTACTTTGATACCAATAAAGATGTAATTAAGTTAGTGTCTTATAGTACTATTGATGAAATCGTAGGACTAATGAAACAAGTACCTGATGTAAGATTTGTTATTGAAGGTCATACAGATAGTAGAAATAGTGATAGATACAACTTATATTTATCTCAAAGAAGAGCAGAAAGTGTAAGAAAATACATGATCAAACAAGGTATTGCTAACGAAAGATTAGAACCTAAAGGTTATGGTGAATCTAGACCTAAATTCTCTAACGAGAATGCTGGAGGTAGACAATTAAATAGAAGGGTTGAAATTAAACCAATAAATGCGACAGTACCAGTAAAAAGAATTGATTGA
- the leuB gene encoding 3-isopropylmalate dehydrogenase translates to MKYTIAIIPGDGIGPEVTTQAKKALDAVAEVYDHIFLYKEAQMGACAIDKTGDPLPQETIEICKNADAVLCGAIGELKYDNDPTLKVRPEQGLLRLRQELELFCNVRPVKAYPKLLKNSPLKKEIISGTDIVIYRELTSGIYFGKKEISEDGLKASDVCSYTVDEISRITHLAFKAAQDRKKKVTLIDKANVLATSRLWRKTVAKIGEEYPDVALDFMFIDNAAMQIVLNPKRFDVILTENLFGDVISDVACVIGGSIGILASSSVGEKNALFEPIHGSYPQAAGKDIANPLASILSAALMLEHLGLHDEADAIQRAVEKSLDLGITTQDLKGKNQYSASTAKVGDFIADYIANQEDSNMNFKNIHMGQSTII, encoded by the coding sequence ATGAAATATACAATTGCAATAATCCCGGGAGATGGTATTGGACCAGAAGTAACCACGCAAGCAAAAAAAGCTTTAGATGCGGTGGCAGAAGTTTACGACCATATATTTTTATATAAAGAAGCTCAAATGGGCGCTTGTGCAATTGACAAAACAGGTGATCCATTACCGCAGGAAACCATAGAAATATGTAAAAATGCAGATGCAGTTTTATGTGGGGCTATTGGAGAATTAAAATATGATAATGACCCAACCTTAAAAGTAAGACCTGAACAAGGTTTATTGCGTTTAAGACAGGAGTTAGAGTTGTTTTGTAATGTAAGACCTGTAAAAGCATATCCTAAATTACTTAAAAACTCTCCTCTTAAAAAAGAAATTATTTCAGGAACAGATATCGTTATTTATAGGGAGTTAACATCTGGAATTTACTTCGGTAAAAAAGAAATAAGCGAAGATGGTTTAAAAGCATCAGACGTTTGTTCTTATACGGTAGATGAAATTTCTAGAATTACACACTTAGCTTTTAAAGCAGCTCAAGACAGAAAGAAAAAAGTAACTTTAATTGATAAAGCAAATGTTTTAGCAACTTCTCGTTTATGGAGAAAAACAGTTGCAAAAATTGGAGAAGAATATCCAGATGTTGCTTTAGATTTTATGTTTATAGATAATGCAGCAATGCAAATTGTATTAAACCCAAAACGTTTCGATGTTATATTAACAGAAAACCTTTTTGGAGATGTTATTTCAGATGTAGCCTGTGTAATCGGAGGTTCAATCGGTATCTTGGCATCAAGTTCAGTAGGAGAAAAAAATGCATTATTCGAGCCAATTCACGGTTCATATCCGCAAGCAGCAGGTAAAGATATTGCCAATCCTTTAGCGTCTATTTTATCAGCAGCACTTATGTTAGAACATTTGGGTTTACATGATGAAGCAGATGCAATACAAAGAGCTGTAGAAAAATCGTTAGATTTAGGTATAACAACACAAGATTTAAAAGGCAAAAACCAGTATTCGGCTTCCACTGCAAAAGTGGGCGATTTTATAGCAGATTATATTGCGAACCAAGAAGATAGTAATATGAATTTTAAAAACATTCATATGGGGCAAAGCACAATAATTTAA